Within the Thiohalobacter sp. IOR34 genome, the region CGGCATCGGCCACGGTGTCGAATACCGGCCGGTCGAGATGCCGCTGCCCCCCCTTGCCAGGCGTCACGCCGCCGACCAGGTTGGTACCGTAGGCGATGGCCTGCTCGGAGTGAAAGCTGCCCTGCCTGCCGGTGAAGCCCTGGCAGATGACCCGTGTGTCACTATCGATAAGAATGCTCATCGTCGTCCTTCTTGGTTCGTGTGGCCGCCGCTCCCGCACACAGACCCGCCCGTAGGAGCGGTCGCCAGGCCGCGGTCAGCGCCTCACTCCCTCGCCGCAGCCACCGCCTTCTCCGCCGCATCGGTGAGTCCTGCGGCAGTGATCACATTGAGGCCCGAACCCTCCAGCAGCGCCCGACCCTGCTCGACGTTGGTCCCCTCCAGGCGCACCACCACCGGCACCTCGACACCGACCTCGCGCACCGCCTGGATGACGCCCTCGGCGATCAGGTCGCAGCGCACGATGCCGCCGAAGATGTTGACCAGGATGGCCCGCACCTTGGGATCGGAGAGAATCAGCTTGAAGGCCTCGGCAACCCGCTCGGCGGTGGCACCGCCGCCAACGTCGAGGAAGTTGGCCGGCTCGCCGCCATGCAGCTTGATCAGGTCCATGGTGGCCATGGCCAGCCCGGCGCCATTGACCATGCAGGCGATGTCGCCGTCGAGGGTAACGTAATTCAGGCCATGCTCGCGGGCCAGGCGTTCCTTCGCGTCCTCCTGCTCGGGGTCGCGCAGTTCGGCGAGGGCCTTCTGCCGGTAGAGGGCGTTGTCATCCAGGTTGATCTTGGCGTCCAGCGCCAGCAGGCCGCCATCCGCGGTCACCACCAGGGGATTGATCTCCACCAGACTCAGGTCCTTGTCCTGGAAGAGCCGCGCCAGACCCAGCAGGATACGGGTGAACTGGCCAACCTGCGCGCCCTCCAGCCCCAGGCCGAAGGCCAGCTTGCGGCACTGATAGGGCTGCAGACCGGCGGCCGGATCGGCATGTTCGCAGAGGATGGCCTGCGGGTCGCGGGCGGCGACCTCCTCGATGTCCATGCCGCCGCTGGCCGAGGCCATGACCACCAGCCGTTCGGCTGCGCGGTCGACCAGGGCCCCGACATAGAGTTCGCGCGCCAGGGCCAGCGGCTCCTCGATCAGCAGCGCCTCCACCGGCAGCCCCTCTGGCCCGGTCTGGGGCGTCACCAGCCGGCTGCCCAGCAGGCGGCCGGCCTCGGCCTCCAGCACCTCCAGGCTGTCGACCCGCTTCACCCCGCCACCCTTGCCACGACCACCGGCGTGCACCTGGGCCTTGAGCACCCAACCTTTCCCACCGAGGGTCTCCGCCGCCGCCAGCACCTCGCCGGGGTTGCGCGCCAGCTCGCCGCGCGGCACCGGAATGGCGTACTCGGCAAACAGCCGCTTGGCCTGATATTCGTGGAGGTTCATCTGCGTTGCCGTCCATCCAGCCGGATAAAGGCCGCTATTTTGAAGTAAAGCCCAGAGCGGCGCAAAACCGGCGACTGCACCGAAACACTGCGCCGAACTTGCACAGGGGGCGGGCAACCGGGAAACTAGCCCCATGGGACTCATCCGCCTGCTGCTCCTCGGTCTGCTCGTCTACATCGGTTTCAGCCTCTACAAGCGCTGGCAGGCCCAGCAACGCCGCCGCAATCGCCCAGCCGCCGGCGAGGTGGGGCAGATGGTGCGCTGCGAGACCTGCGGCATCCACCTGCCGCGCGAGGAAGCGCTGTGCAGCGGCGACCACTGCTACTGCTCCGAGGCCCACCGGCAGAGTGCCCAGCAGCGCGACTGAGGCCAGCGTGCTCAGCCCCTCCGCCGAACCCCATCCCCTGCCGGCCATTGCCGAGCAACGCGACGCCCTGAGCTGGAAACCGCTGCGCTTCCTCACCCTCTACCGGCTGTTGCTGGCCACCCTGCTGTTCGTCTCCTACTTCCTGCCCGCCCGGCAGCAGGCGCTGGGCAGCGAGGCACCCTGGCTGTTCGCCATCGTCAGCCTCGCCTACCTGCTGTTCGCCCTGGCCACCGGCTTCACCGCCCGCCGACGCTGGCCGGGCTTCGCCACCCAGGTAGTCATCCAGATCCTGGTCGACATCGTCGCCATCACCCTGCTGATGCATGCCAGCGGCGGCCTGAAGAGTGGCCTCGGCATCCTGCTGGTACTGACCGTGGCCGCTGGCGCGCTGCTGCAGCCGAACCGCATGGCCTTCCTGTTTGCCGCCGTGGCCACCTTCGCGGTGTTCGGCGAACTCGGCTACCAGGCCCTCCGCGGCGAACAGGGGCTGGCCGAGGACGCGACCCGCGCCGGCCTGCTCGGCATCGCCCTGTTCGCCAGCACCGCCCTGGCCTTCTTCCTGGCCCGTCGCATCCGCGAGACCGAGGCGCTGGCGGCGCAGCGCGGCGTCGATCTGGCCAATCTCACCAAGCTCAACGAGTATGTCATCCAGCACCTGCAGGCCGGCATCCTGGTGGTCGACGCCGAGGGGCGCATCCGTCTGATGAACGACGCCGCCCGCCAGCAACTGCAACCCGCGCGGAACCAGCCGGCGGCCTACCTGGCCCAGCTCTCGCCCGCGCTGAACGAGCAGCTTCAGGCCTGGCGGGACGACCCCGGCTTCCAGCCCCGCGCCTTTCGCCCGGAAGGCTCGACCCAGAGCCTGCGGCCACGCTTCACGGCACTGGGCAACACGGCGGGCGCCGCCAGTCTGATCTTCCTGGAAGACACCGTCGCCCTCGCCCAGCAGGCCCAGCAGATGAAGCTGGCCGCCCTCGGCCGGCTCACCGCCAGCATCGCCCACGAGATCCGCAATCCGCTCGGCGCCATCAGCCACGCCGACCAGCTGCTCGGCGAGTCGCCCAACCTGGACAGTGCC harbors:
- the sucC gene encoding ADP-forming succinate--CoA ligase subunit beta; protein product: MNLHEYQAKRLFAEYAIPVPRGELARNPGEVLAAAETLGGKGWVLKAQVHAGGRGKGGGVKRVDSLEVLEAEAGRLLGSRLVTPQTGPEGLPVEALLIEEPLALARELYVGALVDRAAERLVVMASASGGMDIEEVAARDPQAILCEHADPAAGLQPYQCRKLAFGLGLEGAQVGQFTRILLGLARLFQDKDLSLVEINPLVVTADGGLLALDAKINLDDNALYRQKALAELRDPEQEDAKERLAREHGLNYVTLDGDIACMVNGAGLAMATMDLIKLHGGEPANFLDVGGGATAERVAEAFKLILSDPKVRAILVNIFGGIVRCDLIAEGVIQAVREVGVEVPVVVRLEGTNVEQGRALLEGSGLNVITAAGLTDAAEKAVAAARE
- a CDS encoding PP0621 family protein, with protein sequence MGLIRLLLLGLLVYIGFSLYKRWQAQQRRRNRPAAGEVGQMVRCETCGIHLPREEALCSGDHCYCSEAHRQSAQQRD
- a CDS encoding ATP-binding protein, encoding MLSPSAEPHPLPAIAEQRDALSWKPLRFLTLYRLLLATLLFVSYFLPARQQALGSEAPWLFAIVSLAYLLFALATGFTARRRWPGFATQVVIQILVDIVAITLLMHASGGLKSGLGILLVLTVAAGALLQPNRMAFLFAAVATFAVFGELGYQALRGEQGLAEDATRAGLLGIALFASTALAFFLARRIRETEALAAQRGVDLANLTKLNEYVIQHLQAGILVVDAEGRIRLMNDAARQQLQPARNQPAAYLAQLSPALNEQLQAWRDDPGFQPRAFRPEGSTQSLRPRFTALGNTAGAASLIFLEDTVALAQQAQQMKLAALGRLTASIAHEIRNPLGAISHADQLLGESPNLDSADRRLTEIIRTHARRVNDIIENVLQLSRRGTPHPQAIVLADWLNEFVDDLVHCENIAPEQIEVEVEPVELQVRFDPGQLHQVVGNLLHNALRHGARDGQPAQVRLVGGLDARHCPFLDIIDQGPGIAAEDQARLFEPFFTTAANGTGLGLYLSRELCESNGAQLGYLPVTEGGSRFRINFAHATGAARTDAEDGTGDA